The Candidatus Binataceae bacterium genome includes a region encoding these proteins:
- a CDS encoding VOC family protein, which produces MLDHMELFVSDLACSKDFYAQVLAPLDFKIIYELENAIGFGDDSFPSFWIHVGEPRNRSHFAFGAKDRTAVDAFYQAAIAAGGIDNGAPGIRAQYTPTYYAAFIFDPDGNNIEVVCRKG; this is translated from the coding sequence ATGCTCGATCACATGGAACTATTTGTTTCCGATCTTGCGTGTAGCAAGGATTTCTACGCCCAGGTGCTGGCACCGCTCGACTTCAAAATCATTTATGAACTGGAGAACGCTATCGGGTTCGGCGACGATTCATTTCCCTCGTTCTGGATCCACGTCGGCGAGCCGCGCAATCGATCGCACTTTGCGTTCGGCGCGAAAGACCGCACTGCCGTCGACGCGTTCTATCAAGCCGCGATCGCGGCGGGTGGTATCGACAACGGCGCGCCCGGGATTCGCGCCCAATATACTCCGACCTACTACGCCGCGTTCATTTTCGATCCCGATGGCAACAATATCGAGGTGGTCTGCCGGAAGGGCTAA
- a CDS encoding XdhC family protein: MNGPDQIWAEALGTLERGQRFALATVINVRGSTPREVGAKMIVRTDGQFGTIGGGCGEAEVFRKARLLLDEGRGTRLAEVDLTGDFDQQQIGSCGGIMDVLVDIWSPERDIDTARKLAEAAAESRPASLLTVIEAGRRSEAPVGARAVIDPADEARSAPFAIPLPAFTRIVARTRDALAGLLEIESDGGVRQVTHIANGTSPRVFIDPIVGAQRLIIAGGGHIAQPLSQLGAMLGFHVTVIDDRASFANRERFPDADEIIVRAFGEAVASLSLDTHCYLVSVTRGHAFDEETVRAALLSPCGFVGMIGSRRRVKAMLERLGESGVPVERLNEVHAPLGLDIGAETPEEIALAIMAEIVRERRLGLRDELTLGVKSGRLGKKS, translated from the coding sequence ATGAATGGTCCGGATCAAATCTGGGCTGAGGCGCTCGGCACGCTCGAGCGCGGTCAGCGCTTTGCGCTTGCAACGGTGATCAATGTTCGCGGCTCCACGCCGCGCGAGGTCGGGGCCAAGATGATCGTGCGGACTGATGGGCAGTTCGGAACGATCGGCGGCGGATGCGGCGAGGCCGAGGTTTTTCGTAAAGCGCGCCTGCTGCTCGATGAAGGCCGCGGCACGCGGCTCGCCGAAGTCGACCTCACCGGAGATTTCGATCAGCAGCAGATCGGAAGCTGCGGCGGGATCATGGATGTCCTGGTCGATATCTGGTCGCCTGAGCGCGATATCGACACCGCCCGCAAGCTCGCCGAAGCTGCGGCCGAGAGCCGTCCCGCCAGTCTGCTTACGGTGATCGAAGCAGGGCGGCGCAGCGAAGCTCCGGTCGGAGCACGTGCCGTGATCGATCCAGCTGATGAAGCTCGGTCCGCGCCATTTGCGATTCCACTGCCGGCGTTCACACGAATCGTTGCGCGCACTCGCGATGCGCTTGCTGGACTTCTCGAAATCGAAAGCGACGGCGGAGTACGGCAGGTCACTCACATTGCGAACGGCACGTCGCCGCGGGTTTTCATCGATCCGATCGTCGGTGCGCAGCGGCTGATAATCGCGGGCGGCGGTCATATCGCGCAGCCGCTAAGCCAGCTCGGCGCGATGCTGGGCTTTCATGTCACCGTGATCGACGACAGGGCCTCATTTGCCAATCGCGAGCGTTTTCCCGATGCTGACGAGATTATCGTGCGCGCGTTCGGCGAGGCCGTCGCATCGCTTTCGCTCGATACGCACTGCTACCTGGTCTCGGTGACGCGGGGCCATGCCTTCGACGAGGAAACGGTTCGCGCCGCGTTGCTTTCGCCGTGCGGCTTCGTTGGGATGATCGGATCGCGGCGCCGGGTAAAGGCGATGCTCGAGCGGCTCGGCGAGTCGGGCGTACCGGTGGAGCGGCTGAACGAAGTTCACGCTCCGCTCGGACTCGATATCGGCGCCGAGACGCCGGAGGAGATTGCGCTCGCGATCATGGCCGAGATCGTGCGCGAGCGGCGGCTTGGCCTGCGTGATGAGCTCACTTTGGGCGTCAAATCCGGGCGGCTGGGGAAGAAGAGCTAG
- a CDS encoding nucleotidyltransferase family protein, which produces MARVAGILLAAGESRRMGYPKPLLKIGARTFVEQTITTMLEVVPRVVVVLGAHAERIRPAIALDPRVSVVENRNFMRGQLSSLQAGIEAVRSDIDGIMIHLADHPTVRVDTFRAVLSSYGRGGEQIVIARYQGRRGHPVIFDRSIFDELIHASDTEGARAVVNADPSRVSYVDVDDPGVVLDLDTPEDVEHAGFVAPPREW; this is translated from the coding sequence GTGGCGCGAGTCGCGGGAATTCTTCTGGCGGCCGGCGAGTCGCGCCGCATGGGCTATCCGAAGCCGCTGCTGAAGATCGGAGCGCGGACCTTCGTCGAGCAGACGATTACGACGATGCTCGAAGTGGTGCCGCGAGTCGTGGTCGTGCTCGGTGCCCATGCGGAACGGATCCGGCCGGCGATTGCGCTCGATCCGCGCGTGAGTGTGGTCGAGAATCGAAACTTTATGCGCGGGCAGCTCTCCTCGCTGCAGGCCGGGATCGAGGCGGTGCGAAGCGATATCGACGGCATAATGATCCATCTCGCGGATCATCCTACCGTTCGAGTGGACACGTTCCGTGCCGTGCTGTCGAGCTACGGCCGGGGTGGCGAGCAGATCGTGATCGCGCGCTACCAGGGGCGCCGAGGGCATCCGGTGATCTTCGATCGGTCGATCTTCGACGAGCTGATCCATGCTTCCGATACCGAAGGCGCGCGGGCGGTCGTCAATGCAGACCCGTCGCGCGTGAGCTATGTTGATGTTGACGATCCCGGCGTGGTGCTCGACCTCGATACGCCCGAAGACGTCGAGCATGCGGGATTCGTGGCGCCGCCGCGGGAATGGTAA
- a CDS encoding alpha/beta hydrolase, whose translation MKQHRFKANGLLLNCVDYGGAGKPALLFVHGGSAHAHWWDFVAPAFIDDFHALAIDQRGHGESEWPADWAYGSRHYVADLDQVIDQWNFGPPILVGHSMGAHNVLVYAAAHADKLRGLVAIDSPPDYSEASVQFLRKYAERPGRRFDSLDEAVSNFKVLPRETLASKEILEHVARKTYRQVDDGKWIHKIDRRTMIREPLTMWESLHRVTCPALLIKIKKSPLLAIDQARKMVEAMPKGELAEIDDSYHHAMLDNPRGLIAAMKKFLDKLK comes from the coding sequence ATGAAGCAGCATCGATTTAAGGCCAACGGACTTTTGCTCAATTGCGTTGACTACGGCGGCGCGGGCAAGCCCGCGTTGCTCTTCGTCCACGGCGGCTCGGCTCACGCGCATTGGTGGGACTTCGTCGCGCCCGCCTTTATCGACGATTTCCACGCGCTCGCGATCGACCAGCGCGGCCACGGCGAAAGCGAATGGCCCGCGGATTGGGCCTATGGCTCACGCCATTATGTAGCGGATCTCGACCAGGTGATCGATCAATGGAACTTCGGTCCGCCAATCCTCGTCGGGCATTCGATGGGCGCGCATAACGTGCTCGTTTATGCGGCGGCGCACGCCGATAAGCTGCGCGGCCTGGTTGCGATCGACAGCCCGCCCGATTACAGCGAGGCGTCGGTTCAGTTCCTGCGCAAATATGCCGAGCGCCCGGGGCGCCGCTTCGACTCGCTGGATGAGGCGGTGTCGAATTTCAAGGTCCTGCCGCGCGAGACGCTGGCGAGCAAGGAGATCCTCGAGCACGTCGCGCGCAAGACCTACCGACAGGTCGATGACGGTAAATGGATTCACAAAATCGATCGCCGCACTATGATCCGCGAGCCGCTCACGATGTGGGAGTCGCTGCATCGCGTCACCTGCCCCGCCCTGCTCATCAAGATCAAGAAGAGCCCATTGCTCGCGATCGATCAGGCGCGCAAGATGGTCGAAGCCATGCCCAAGGGCGAGCTCGCCGAGATCGACGATTCGTACCATCATGCGATGCTCGACAATCCGCGCGGTTTGATCGCCGCGATGAAGAAGTTTCTCGACAAGCTTAAGTGA
- a CDS encoding Sir2 family NAD-dependent protein deacetylase, whose translation MEQEPVKATDSEIKAAAEVLLAARYPIALTGAGMSVESGIPPFRGPGGLWTKYGEPPTNGFQRFLADPKKAWEERLASRNDELYKPLSVAKPNPGHAALVELETMGVLRFVITQNVDDLHRQAGQKSLAEIHGNWTLIRCIDCGRRFQREEISLEALPPICPKCEGILKSDTVSFGEPIPTDVLNQCARHAAQSDLVIVAGTSATVYPAAGFAIEVKERGGTLIEVNLYESEITRFCDISLRGGSAEILPRLVAAVSASRKQKLS comes from the coding sequence ATGGAACAGGAACCAGTCAAGGCCACGGATTCAGAAATCAAAGCTGCAGCCGAGGTTTTGCTCGCGGCGCGTTATCCGATTGCACTGACGGGGGCGGGGATGTCGGTCGAAAGCGGGATCCCGCCGTTTCGCGGCCCGGGCGGACTCTGGACGAAATACGGCGAGCCGCCGACGAACGGCTTCCAGCGCTTTCTTGCCGACCCCAAGAAGGCGTGGGAAGAGCGCCTCGCGAGCCGCAACGACGAGCTCTACAAGCCGCTGTCCGTTGCCAAGCCGAATCCGGGGCACGCGGCGCTCGTCGAGCTCGAGACGATGGGCGTGCTGCGGTTCGTAATTACACAAAATGTGGACGATCTGCATCGCCAGGCAGGCCAGAAGTCACTGGCCGAGATTCACGGCAACTGGACCCTGATCCGATGCATCGACTGCGGCCGCAGGTTCCAGCGCGAGGAAATCAGTCTCGAAGCGCTGCCGCCGATCTGCCCGAAATGTGAAGGCATCCTCAAGAGCGACACCGTCTCGTTTGGCGAGCCGATCCCGACCGACGTGCTCAACCAGTGCGCGCGCCACGCCGCCCAGTCCGACCTCGTGATCGTCGCCGGCACTTCAGCCACCGTCTACCCCGCAGCCGGCTTCGCCATCGAAGTAAAAGAACGCGGCGGCACGTTGATCGAAGTAAATCTCTACGAATCCGAAATCACCCGATTCTGCGACATAAGCCTCCGCGGAGGCTCCGCCGAAATCCTCCCGCGCCTGGTCGCCGCCGTGAGCGCATCGAGGAAACAAAAGCTGTCCTGA
- a CDS encoding RNA polymerase sigma factor yields the protein MTAKPDEELIGEVLAGDAGAFNELSTRHRPRVERLCQRFFSDPEMARDLAQESFIRAYTALASYRREMPFGGWLRSIVINLCYDELRRRRRRPEELVGDFNAPEVQWMHLVNDASPEDLVGDAEERREAHDLAHRLLDTLRPEDRMVMVMKESEDMSVAEIAQTMGWSEAKVKIRAFRARQSLRKQAERMLAAGRDR from the coding sequence TTGACGGCTAAACCTGACGAGGAGCTGATAGGCGAAGTTCTTGCCGGGGATGCGGGCGCCTTCAACGAGCTTTCGACACGGCATCGGCCGCGCGTCGAACGGCTGTGCCAGCGCTTTTTCTCCGATCCTGAGATGGCGCGGGACCTGGCCCAGGAGAGCTTTATCCGGGCTTACACGGCGCTGGCCAGTTATCGCCGCGAGATGCCGTTCGGCGGCTGGCTGCGTTCGATAGTAATCAACTTGTGCTATGACGAGTTGCGCAGACGGCGGCGCCGTCCCGAAGAGCTGGTCGGCGACTTCAACGCTCCAGAAGTGCAGTGGATGCATCTGGTCAACGATGCGTCGCCGGAAGACCTCGTGGGCGACGCGGAGGAGCGGCGCGAGGCTCACGACCTGGCGCATCGGCTGCTCGATACCTTGCGTCCCGAGGATCGGATGGTGATGGTGATGAAGGAAAGCGAGGACATGAGCGTGGCCGAGATCGCCCAAACGATGGGCTGGAGCGAGGCCAAAGTAAAAATCCGTGCGTTTCGCGCTCGACAATCGCTGCGCAAACAGGCGGAGCGGATGCTGGCGGCGGGACGCGACAGGTGA
- a CDS encoding GNAT family N-acetyltransferase, protein MAGHENIEVVAITTPAQFEQAYAIRRRVFIEEQNVPEAIELDDDDARAFHALALIDGAPVGTGRMLPHGEHEIKIGRMAVLRELRGSGIGREILEFLMNAARARGFRVAVLHAQLTAEGFYLRSGYIPIGDVFEEAGIAHRKMERPL, encoded by the coding sequence ATGGCGGGTCACGAGAACATCGAAGTCGTCGCGATCACGACGCCGGCGCAATTCGAGCAGGCTTATGCGATTCGCCGCCGCGTCTTTATCGAAGAGCAGAACGTGCCTGAAGCAATCGAGCTCGATGACGACGATGCGCGCGCCTTCCATGCGCTCGCGCTCATCGATGGCGCTCCGGTCGGCACAGGCAGGATGCTGCCGCATGGCGAGCACGAAATCAAAATCGGCAGGATGGCGGTGCTGCGCGAGCTGCGCGGCAGCGGAATCGGCCGCGAGATCCTGGAATTTCTGATGAACGCGGCACGCGCGCGCGGTTTTCGCGTGGCTGTGCTTCATGCGCAACTCACTGCGGAAGGTTTCTACCTGCGCAGCGGCTATATTCCGATCGGCGACGTGTTCGAGGAGGCAGGAATTGCACATCGCAAGATGGAACGGCCGCTTTGA
- a CDS encoding tetratricopeptide repeat protein, whose amino-acid sequence MPRRCSALSLITLAAATVLSISIALRPARADDANTAKARELVQAAIKMQDSNEAVKLLWQATDIDPTYADAYVYLGLYYNSRSDFANVVKVYQKLVKNQPNQVTGYLNIGEAYLSFQPPKNDDALTYFRKAYEVDPKNSFAALRMGEIYASTGNRDEAVKYLRVALADSVKNPNVSAEAEKTLKQIGAL is encoded by the coding sequence ATGCCCCGTCGTTGTTCCGCACTTTCGCTTATCACGCTCGCTGCGGCAACTGTCTTATCGATCTCGATCGCGTTACGCCCCGCTCGGGCCGACGATGCCAACACCGCCAAGGCGCGGGAGCTGGTGCAGGCCGCGATCAAGATGCAAGACAGCAACGAGGCGGTGAAGCTACTCTGGCAGGCGACTGACATCGATCCGACATACGCCGACGCCTACGTTTACCTGGGGCTCTACTACAACTCGCGATCGGACTTCGCCAACGTCGTCAAGGTCTATCAGAAGCTGGTCAAGAACCAGCCCAACCAGGTCACCGGCTATCTGAACATCGGTGAGGCCTACCTGTCGTTTCAGCCCCCCAAAAATGACGACGCCCTGACCTATTTTCGTAAGGCATATGAAGTCGATCCGAAGAACTCGTTTGCGGCTCTCAGGATGGGAGAGATCTACGCATCGACGGGAAACCGCGACGAAGCTGTGAAGTATCTGCGTGTGGCGCTGGCGGACAGCGTCAAGAATCCCAACGTCTCGGCCGAGGCAGAAAAGACCCTCAAGCAAATCGGCGCACTGTAG
- a CDS encoding glycosyltransferase family 39 protein — MDDRNEAGDALDEPAANAPETREAPAPDSPRLEPRPAIPRWLSAIAEPHNALPILIIMTVALYLVNLGGYPLYTKGEPREAVTIYNMTHGGGFILPQRAGVEIPSKPLLMHWLAALISLVGGVTEFTVRLPSAAFGIGGVLVCYFYGRRIFDNLSAFFAALMMATTFQYLQAATGARVDMTLTFFMEVAFFEFIMMAEGLTTRRMLLYVAIACAILTKGPVGAALPGAVALAWIALYRKWPLLRDLALVRGAIVVAILAGGWYVAAFIVGGPAFFEKQILAENLFRVVGSATVHEPHAHPFYYMEFALLAGFLPWTIVMPIPALQALRRPRPIDQRLAYFLLWFAIVLFFYNIPQSKRGVYLLALYPALATIAGIYIVSAITNSASGVKTWVRWMQKLSGSALAMCAAGALGALTLLAYQQDRLHQIIYAAGIQNPGFMPALATAVRSHANAAVAIPALALVLGIWMLARRAAIQRLVVPIALAMTLISLATNIIVVPAIANTLSLKTFAIDTMKEVGSDPIGYLEILNYDVAFYSGRNMPILHTTNPNLPDYLIAWRSIYFASPVSLQDRYEIILTSNPTELDGSDEMVLLHKRKAPAEKPEQNLT, encoded by the coding sequence ATGGATGACCGAAACGAAGCGGGCGACGCACTCGACGAGCCCGCTGCGAACGCGCCCGAAACACGAGAGGCACCAGCGCCCGATTCACCGCGACTCGAGCCGCGCCCCGCGATCCCGCGATGGCTGAGCGCGATCGCCGAGCCGCACAATGCGCTGCCGATCCTCATCATCATGACGGTCGCGCTCTACCTCGTGAACCTCGGCGGCTATCCGCTCTATACCAAGGGCGAACCGCGCGAGGCGGTGACGATTTACAACATGACGCATGGCGGCGGATTCATCCTGCCGCAGCGCGCCGGCGTCGAGATACCGTCGAAGCCGCTGCTGATGCATTGGCTGGCGGCGCTCATCTCGCTCGTCGGCGGCGTGACGGAATTCACGGTGCGGCTGCCGTCGGCTGCGTTCGGAATCGGTGGCGTACTGGTCTGCTATTTTTATGGCCGCCGCATCTTCGACAACCTGAGCGCATTCTTCGCGGCGCTCATGATGGCGACGACGTTCCAGTATTTGCAGGCGGCGACGGGCGCGCGCGTCGATATGACGCTGACGTTTTTCATGGAGGTCGCGTTCTTCGAGTTCATCATGATGGCCGAGGGGCTGACGACGCGGCGGATGCTGCTGTACGTCGCGATCGCCTGCGCGATCCTGACCAAGGGACCCGTGGGTGCGGCGCTACCCGGCGCGGTCGCGCTCGCATGGATCGCGCTTTATCGAAAATGGCCGCTGCTGCGCGACCTGGCTCTCGTGCGCGGCGCGATTGTTGTCGCGATCCTTGCCGGGGGATGGTACGTCGCGGCGTTTATCGTCGGCGGGCCCGCGTTCTTCGAAAAGCAGATTCTCGCGGAGAACCTGTTTCGCGTCGTCGGCAGCGCCACCGTTCACGAGCCGCACGCGCATCCGTTCTACTACATGGAATTCGCGCTGCTCGCAGGCTTCCTGCCGTGGACGATCGTGATGCCGATTCCGGCCCTGCAGGCGCTCCGCCGCCCGCGGCCGATCGACCAGCGCCTCGCGTACTTTCTTTTGTGGTTCGCAATCGTGCTCTTTTTCTACAACATCCCGCAGAGCAAGCGCGGCGTGTACCTGCTCGCGCTTTATCCCGCGCTCGCGACGATCGCGGGGATATACATCGTGAGCGCAATCACCAATAGCGCAAGTGGCGTGAAAACCTGGGTCAGATGGATGCAGAAGCTTTCCGGATCCGCCCTGGCGATGTGCGCCGCTGGCGCACTCGGCGCGCTGACACTACTTGCATATCAGCAGGACCGGCTGCATCAGATAATCTACGCGGCAGGTATCCAGAATCCCGGCTTCATGCCTGCGCTCGCGACTGCGGTGAGATCGCACGCCAACGCCGCCGTCGCAATCCCGGCGCTCGCACTCGTGCTCGGCATCTGGATGCTGGCGAGGCGGGCCGCAATCCAGCGCCTCGTCGTGCCGATCGCCCTCGCGATGACGCTGATCTCGCTCGCCACGAACATCATCGTCGTGCCGGCGATTGCTAACACGTTGTCATTAAAAACATTTGCGATCGATACGATGAAAGAAGTCGGCAGCGATCCGATTGGCTACCTCGAAATCCTGAACTACGACGTGGCGTTTTACAGCGGCCGCAACATGCCGATCCTCCACACCACCAATCCCAACCTCCCCGACTACCTGATCGCCTGGCGCTCGATCTACTTCGCCTCGCCAGTGTCGCTACAGGACCGCTACGAAATAATCCTGACCAGCAACCCCACCGAACTAGACGGCAGTGACGAAATGGTCCTGCTTCACAAACGCAAAGCCCCCGCCGAAAAGCCCGAGCAAAATCTCACCTGA
- a CDS encoding redoxin domain-containing protein yields MPKLQETIYAPEFEGGTWVQGAPVVLSALRDKAVVLVDFWDFTCVNCIRTLPYVAQWHRRYADKGLVVVGVHAPEFSFAREGSFVVDAARRFGLEYPIVLDNEYAIWRAYTNRFWPAKYLVDAKRRIRYYHFGEGAYEESEIAIQQALRDLNPAIELPPPMPPMRDSDRPGAVCYRVTPELYLGHARGQFGNPGGVAKDTAYDYTDPGRHMEGLAFLGGRWRVEQEAAHADAAGASLAIRYTSKDVNLVMAPPPGLSIRAELILGEGEKPGDDVRLEGGRAFVTVDRPRMYSLVSNDSVNSGALTIRAEAAGLTLYAFTFISCAVA; encoded by the coding sequence ATGCCGAAGCTTCAGGAAACGATTTATGCGCCGGAATTCGAGGGCGGAACGTGGGTGCAGGGCGCGCCCGTCGTGCTCAGCGCGTTGCGCGACAAGGCTGTCGTGCTGGTCGATTTCTGGGATTTTACTTGCGTCAATTGTATCCGCACGTTGCCGTACGTTGCGCAGTGGCATCGGCGTTACGCCGACAAGGGGCTCGTCGTAGTCGGAGTGCATGCGCCGGAGTTTTCATTCGCGCGTGAGGGCTCGTTCGTCGTCGATGCAGCGCGGCGCTTCGGTCTCGAGTATCCAATAGTGCTCGACAATGAATACGCGATCTGGCGCGCCTACACGAACCGTTTCTGGCCGGCGAAATATCTCGTCGATGCCAAGCGGCGGATTCGCTACTACCACTTCGGCGAAGGCGCATACGAGGAAAGCGAAATCGCGATTCAGCAGGCACTGCGCGATTTGAATCCTGCGATCGAGTTGCCGCCGCCGATGCCGCCGATGCGCGACAGCGACCGTCCCGGCGCGGTGTGCTATCGCGTTACGCCCGAGCTTTATCTCGGCCACGCGCGCGGACAGTTCGGAAATCCTGGTGGAGTTGCGAAGGACACCGCCTACGACTACACCGATCCCGGACGTCACATGGAAGGGCTGGCGTTCCTCGGCGGGCGATGGCGTGTCGAGCAGGAAGCCGCGCACGCTGACGCGGCGGGTGCGTCGCTTGCGATTCGCTACACCTCGAAAGACGTCAACCTCGTGATGGCGCCGCCGCCCGGTCTCTCGATTCGTGCCGAATTGATCCTGGGCGAAGGTGAGAAGCCGGGCGACGATGTGAGACTTGAAGGCGGGCGTGCGTTTGTCACCGTCGATCGCCCGCGGATGTATTCGCTGGTGTCGAACGACTCGGTGAACTCCGGCGCGCTCACGATTCGCGCCGAAGCGGCAGGTCTCACCCTGTATGCGTTCACATTCATCTCGTGCGCGGTCGCATAG
- a CDS encoding NlpC/P60 family protein gives MKARRSRPITLKIPARFLSVPYDGSRYPGAIKASDLRDGANCQRFAFELLRHFGRTVPNFRSSELWDDAEQTTIAKRLRPLDLLLFSRDGRAWGAHVGVYLGEGQVIHLAKKVGRPEIWTMADFAADPSYRVFIGAKRVRASSRVRAR, from the coding sequence ATGAAGGCGCGGCGCAGCAGGCCAATCACTCTGAAGATCCCAGCGCGGTTTTTGTCGGTCCCCTACGACGGCTCTCGATATCCAGGTGCCATCAAGGCTTCGGACCTGCGCGACGGCGCGAACTGTCAGCGATTTGCATTCGAGCTACTGCGGCACTTCGGCAGGACGGTTCCGAATTTTCGTTCGAGCGAGCTATGGGACGATGCTGAGCAGACGACGATCGCGAAGCGACTCCGCCCTCTCGATCTGTTGCTGTTCAGCCGCGACGGTCGCGCGTGGGGCGCGCATGTTGGCGTCTATCTCGGTGAAGGCCAGGTGATTCATCTGGCGAAGAAAGTCGGACGTCCCGAGATCTGGACGATGGCTGACTTCGCGGCCGATCCTTCTTATCGAGTGTTCATCGGGGCCAAGCGCGTCAGAGCGTCGTCGCGCGTGCGAGCGCGTTAG
- a CDS encoding helix-turn-helix domain-containing protein, which translates to MAQEVVSHSRDHRAEETRDAIVTAARKLFATKGYADTSIRDLVQAAGVTRGALYHHFKDKEALFARVFEFVARETLGITLAAAAHGDNLWDRIRDGREAWLKSCTRPEVYRIMLIDGRSVLSAERRREILGSIGSLESNLIKASIEALMDSGDVPRVVPVEPVATLLTGAFDAAALMIAEADDKEKVRREVGDTLTMLLEALRDYATNLGQ; encoded by the coding sequence ATGGCCCAGGAAGTTGTATCGCATTCCCGCGATCATCGCGCCGAGGAAACTCGCGATGCGATCGTGACGGCCGCGCGTAAGCTTTTTGCGACCAAAGGTTACGCCGACACCTCGATTCGCGACCTAGTCCAGGCGGCGGGCGTCACTCGCGGGGCCCTCTATCATCATTTCAAGGACAAGGAGGCGCTCTTCGCGCGGGTCTTCGAGTTTGTCGCCCGCGAGACCTTGGGCATCACGCTCGCGGCCGCTGCGCACGGCGATAACCTGTGGGATCGAATCCGCGACGGCCGCGAGGCTTGGCTGAAATCGTGCACGCGGCCTGAGGTCTATCGCATCATGCTGATCGATGGTCGCAGCGTGTTGAGCGCTGAGCGCCGTCGCGAAATCCTGGGTTCCATCGGTTCTCTCGAATCCAACCTGATAAAGGCCTCGATCGAGGCACTGATGGATTCTGGCGACGTACCGCGTGTAGTGCCGGTCGAACCGGTTGCCACCTTGCTGACGGGCGCGTTCGATGCCGCCGCGCTCATGATCGCCGAAGCGGACGACAAGGAGAAGGTGCGCCGCGAGGTTGGCGATACGCTGACGATGCTCCTCGAAGCGCTTCGTGACTACGCAACTAACCTCGGGCAATAG
- a CDS encoding alpha/beta hydrolase, with translation MTEPHQHLFDGAPRLHYLEWNSDAKQTLILLHGNSANAWWWEAVARAISRDFRIVALDQRGHGDSEWVQPPAYAPREYAQDLARFIEHDSQLHGRPIIVGHSMGGLSVLAYAAKHLDAARGAIVIDSAIVSSRGRDRYLRRLKSLPVVTYPDLETAKARYRLMPNEGEIAPEILGTVAEKSLARTDEGRWTLKFDRDSFFGGDGMNVVEALAAVTIPTLLVRAENSRIMTVEGLERAAIANPRAQAVTIPGAHHHVLLEMPAAVAQVIEDFARSLE, from the coding sequence GTGACCGAACCGCATCAGCATCTTTTCGACGGCGCGCCGCGGCTGCACTACCTGGAATGGAATTCGGACGCGAAACAGACGCTGATCCTGCTGCATGGCAACTCGGCCAATGCTTGGTGGTGGGAGGCGGTCGCGCGCGCGATCTCGCGCGACTTTCGAATCGTCGCGCTCGATCAGCGCGGCCACGGGGACAGCGAATGGGTTCAGCCACCAGCGTACGCGCCGCGCGAATACGCCCAGGACCTCGCGCGCTTCATCGAACATGATTCGCAACTGCACGGTCGCCCGATCATCGTCGGGCACAGCATGGGCGGGTTGAGCGTCCTCGCCTATGCCGCGAAGCATCTTGATGCCGCGCGCGGCGCGATCGTGATCGATTCCGCGATCGTGTCGAGCCGCGGCCGCGATCGTTATCTGCGCCGCCTGAAGAGCCTACCTGTCGTTACTTATCCCGATCTTGAAACCGCCAAGGCGCGCTATCGCCTGATGCCGAATGAAGGCGAGATCGCGCCTGAGATCCTCGGCACCGTCGCGGAGAAGAGTCTCGCGCGCACCGATGAAGGGCGATGGACGCTGAAGTTCGATCGCGACAGCTTCTTCGGCGGCGACGGCATGAACGTGGTCGAGGCTCTCGCCGCTGTGACGATCCCAACCCTGCTGGTGCGTGCGGAGAACAGCCGCATCATGACGGTGGAAGGCCTCGAGCGCGCCGCCATCGCCAATCCGCGCGCGCAAGCGGTGACGATCCCGGGTGCGCATCATCATGTTCTGCTCGAGATGCCGGCCGCTGTCGCCCAAGTGATCGAAGACTTCGCGCGCAGCCTCGAATGA